A section of the Paenibacillus yonginensis genome encodes:
- a CDS encoding TetR/AcrR family transcriptional regulator yields the protein MPNNKERDEVSLKIQETAQTLFKELGVEEVSMHRIAQETGIGQGTLYRRYSSKSKLCFSLMENKFNRMIGEIETYLLENQDLPVVVRLSTIMKKLIMNLDDDLQSLKALFNSSRLEEAKANLYELPPFIFIRGKVHELLEEAEQKQELASVDLMFTSSLIAASLKPELIFYLHDLGYTSKQIAEKYCECAIKPLFVKTS from the coding sequence TTGCCGAACAATAAAGAGAGAGATGAGGTGTCCCTGAAGATTCAGGAGACGGCTCAGACTTTATTTAAGGAACTGGGCGTAGAGGAAGTTTCGATGCACCGAATCGCCCAGGAGACAGGGATCGGCCAAGGTACGCTGTACCGCCGTTACTCCAGCAAAAGCAAGCTTTGTTTCTCCCTGATGGAGAACAAGTTCAACCGCATGATCGGCGAAATTGAAACCTATTTATTGGAAAATCAAGATCTTCCGGTCGTTGTAAGGCTGTCCACCATCATGAAGAAGCTGATCATGAATCTGGATGATGATCTGCAGAGCCTCAAGGCACTGTTCAACTCCAGCCGGCTGGAGGAAGCGAAAGCCAATCTGTACGAGTTACCGCCTTTTATATTCATCCGCGGCAAGGTGCATGAACTGCTGGAAGAAGCAGAGCAAAAGCAGGAGCTGGCATCGGTCGATCTGATGTTCACCTCCAGCTTGATTGCGGCTTCCCTGAAGCCGGAGCTGATCTTCTATCTTCATGATTTGGGTTATACTTCGAAACAGATCGCGGAAAAATATTGCGAATGTGCGATTAAACCTCTGTTTGTCAAAACTTCATAG
- a CDS encoding DHA2 family efflux MFS transporter permease subunit: protein MGAGASSSANLDLSKIKRGPIVAALIIGAFVSILNETLLNIAFPDLMRNFGIDEPTVQWLATAYMLVVGILVPVTALLQQWFTTRQMFIGAMTLFLIGTIICGVSPAFGVLLVGRIVQALGTGLMLPVLMNTILAIFPPQNRGAAMGMIGLVIMTAPAIGPTLSGLIVESLNWRWLFFIIIPLAAFSIIFAAVFLKNVTELTKPKVDFLSIILSTLGFGGVVYGFSRAGEHSWSDTTVIWTIAGGAVCLVLFVWRQLVVKEPMLDLRAFRYPMFSIVTILMLIMMMSLFSTMIMLPLFLQNVLGMTALAAGLVLMPGGIVNGLMAPIAGKLFDKFGPRALVVPGLALTVISIFLFSQVDSSWSKLHVILIHVLMMIGISMVMMPAQTTALNQLPKRLYPHGTAIMNTLQQVAGAIGTALFISIMTSGTKRYIENNGAQNPIEAMVSGLHNSFMTGVYFAAVAFIIGLFVKRTFAKDEADLKEVKPVAEQ from the coding sequence ATGGGAGCTGGAGCATCATCCTCAGCTAACTTAGATTTAAGCAAAATCAAGAGAGGGCCCATTGTTGCCGCGCTCATTATCGGTGCTTTTGTATCGATTCTGAACGAGACTTTGCTGAATATCGCTTTTCCCGACCTGATGAGAAATTTCGGGATCGACGAACCGACGGTTCAGTGGCTGGCAACGGCTTACATGCTGGTGGTCGGTATTCTGGTGCCGGTGACGGCGCTGCTGCAGCAATGGTTTACAACTAGACAGATGTTTATCGGGGCGATGACCCTGTTCCTGATCGGTACGATTATTTGCGGCGTTTCGCCTGCATTTGGTGTGCTGCTGGTCGGACGGATTGTTCAGGCACTTGGAACCGGTTTGATGCTTCCCGTGCTGATGAACACCATTTTGGCCATATTCCCACCGCAGAACCGCGGTGCAGCGATGGGGATGATCGGTCTCGTTATTATGACGGCTCCGGCGATCGGCCCGACTTTGTCCGGTTTGATCGTAGAATCGCTGAACTGGAGATGGCTGTTCTTTATCATCATTCCTTTGGCAGCTTTTTCGATTATTTTTGCGGCGGTATTTTTGAAAAATGTAACCGAGCTTACAAAACCTAAAGTCGATTTTCTTTCGATTATTTTGTCTACCCTCGGATTTGGCGGTGTGGTTTACGGATTCAGCCGCGCGGGCGAGCACAGCTGGTCCGACACTACCGTGATTTGGACGATCGCTGGCGGAGCCGTGTGTCTGGTCTTGTTTGTGTGGCGTCAACTAGTAGTCAAAGAACCGATGCTGGATCTGAGAGCGTTCAGATACCCGATGTTCTCCATTGTTACTATCTTGATGCTGATCATGATGATGAGCTTGTTCTCCACCATGATCATGCTGCCGCTGTTCCTCCAGAACGTGCTGGGCATGACAGCTCTGGCAGCCGGTCTTGTTCTGATGCCTGGCGGCATTGTGAACGGTCTGATGGCTCCGATCGCAGGGAAGCTGTTCGATAAATTTGGCCCGCGGGCTCTGGTGGTTCCAGGTCTTGCGCTGACGGTTATTTCGATCTTCTTGTTCTCGCAGGTAGACTCTTCCTGGTCGAAGCTGCATGTGATTCTGATCCATGTGCTGATGATGATCGGCATTTCCATGGTTATGATGCCTGCGCAGACAACGGCGCTGAACCAGCTGCCAAAACGTCTGTATCCGCACGGCACCGCGATCATGAACACCCTTCAGCAGGTGGCCGGCGCAATCGGTACGGCTTTGTTCATCAGTATCATGACCTCCGGCACTAAACGTTATATTGAGAATAACGGCGCTCAGAATCCAATTGAAGCCATGGTTTCCGGTCTGCACAATTCGTTTATGACGGGTGTCTACTTCGCCGCCGTTGCTTTCATCATTGGATTGTTTGTCAAACGGACATTCGCCAAAGATGAAGCCGACCTGAAAGAAGTGAAACCTGTTGCCGAACAATAA